In Entelurus aequoreus isolate RoL-2023_Sb linkage group LG13, RoL_Eaeq_v1.1, whole genome shotgun sequence, a genomic segment contains:
- the LOC133663375 gene encoding gastrula zinc finger protein XlCGF57.1-like yields MKQEELQLPQIKEEEEEPQNPYFEEVEPQSPHIKEEKDEPRPLHIKKEEEEHSISQEGEHIERLREFRLIGDIVKSEGDEIKVESVKREVEPSSSSSTRHMTTEAHGDHCGGSQADNLLIPLSESEDTTSHSSDTDDEDYQAGMTRDTDNTHFKCSRCDKTFKYHSLLKTHMRIHTGEKPYKCSVCGKSFSQKVSLTKHMKIHTGEKPFMCTVCGRSFTLKGNLKTHTKIHTGDKLFTCSVCGKSFTQSGTLTKHMKVHTGEKPFSCSSCNESFCDRTNLGRHMRIHTGERPFKCTVCGKGFTHQGNLTQHTRIHTREKLFICSVCGISFVQQSHLKKHMTIHTGEKPFICSVCGRSFAQKGSLTKHMRIHTGEKPFSCSSCNKSFSDRSSFVRHTIIHTGEKPFMCSVCGRRFYYKGNLTTHFKIHTIEKRCVKPFSCSSCNKSFNKQRNLVKHERIHTGEKRIFCSSCQKSFCDRKSLATHMRTHSGDRPFVCSVCGKSFTQKGNLKTHTKIHTKEKMLTCSLCGEGFEQKVEFKKHMRTHSERTC; encoded by the coding sequence ATGAAGCAGGAGGAGCTACAGCTCCCTCAGattaaagaggaagaagaggagccACAGAACCCCTACTTTGAAGAGGTGGAGCCACAGTCCCCCCATATTAAAGAAGAAAAGGATGAACCACGGCCCCTCCATatcaaaaaggaagaggaggaacacagcatcagtcaggagggagagcataTTGAAAGGTTGCGGGAGTTCCGGTTGATTGGTGACATTGTGAAGAGTGAGGGTGATGAGATCAAAGTTGAAAGTGTGAAGAGAGAGGTGGAGCcttcaagcagcagctcaactcgacacatgacaacagaagctcatggagaccactgtggaggatcacaagcagataACCTCTTAATTCCACTTTCAGAGAGTGAGGACACAACATCACACTcttctgacactgatgatgaagactatCAAGCGGGTATGACACGTgacactgacaacacacatttTAAATGCTCTCGttgtgacaaaacttttaaataccatagcctactgaaaacacacatgagaatacacactggagagaaaccatacaagtgctcagtttgtggtaaaagtttttccCAGAAGGTAAGTTTGACCaaacacatgaaaatacacactggtgagaaacctTTCATGTGCACTGTTTGTGGTAGAAGTTTCACTCTGAAAGGAAATCTGAAAACACACACCAAAATACACACCGGAGATAAACTTTTTacctgttcagtttgtggtaaaagtttcACTCAGAGTGGAACTTTGACAAAACACATGAAAGTACACaccggagagaaacctttttcatgttcaagctGCAATGAAAGCTTTTGTGACAGAACAAATCTTGGAaggcacatgagaatacacactggtgaaagaCCATTCAAATGCACTGTGTGTGGTAAAGGTTTCACTCATCAAGGAAATTTGACACAACACACAAGAATCCACACTagagagaaactgtttatctGTTCAGTGTGTGGTATAAGTTTTGTACAACAATCCCATCTGAAAAAACACATGACAATACACACCGGAGAGAAACCATTCATATGCTCAGTTTGCGGTAGAAGTTTTGCTCAGAAAGGATCTTTAAcaaaacacatgagaatacacactggagagaaacctttttcatgttccagctgcaacaaaagcttttCTGACAGATCAAGTTTTGTAAGACACACAAtaatacacactggtgagaaacctTTCATGTGCTCAGTTTGTGGTCGAAGATTCTATTACAAAGGAAATTTgacaacacattttaaaatacacaCTATAGAGAAACGGTGtgtaaaacctttttcatgttcaagctGTAACAAAAGCTTCAATAAACAAAGAAATCTTGTAAAACACgagagaatacacactggtgagaaacGTATTTTCTGTTCAAGCTGCCAAAAAAGCTTTTGTGACAGAAAAAGCCTTGCGACTCACATGAGAACGCACTCTGGTGACAGACCATTTGTgtgctcagtttgtggtaaaagtttcACTCAGAAAGGAAATTTGAAAACACACACTAAAATACACACTAAAGAGAAAATGCTTACCTGTTCTCTGTGTGGTGAAGGTTTTGAACAAAAAGTagaatttaaaaaacacatgagaacacacagtgAGAGAACTTGTTGA